In one Rhodopirellula halodulae genomic region, the following are encoded:
- a CDS encoding nucleoside permease, translated as MQDAESASNSKAGWIVFSLSLMMFLQFFAWGAWFASLSAAMDMKLLGAFIGGAYEAAPIAAIFAPLFLGLVADRLFSSERVMGVLMLIGGCIMLSLPGIAEEASVFANEMAENMRADGVYDADVFAERQQAENTSGKTLVWMILAYLLCYMPTLGLGNTIAFSNIPSQNDFPKIRVWGTIGWIVAGLTVGIFGWSSSYNIFWLGAGSSIALGALCFFLPHTPPPLKGKPMDIRSLFMVDAFALLKDFNFLVFAVCSTLICIPLAYYYGMTAPYLNQTGFSEPAATMTIGQMSEIIFMLLIPFFFRRLGVKVMILVGMACWVLRYALFAYGAPDQVTWMLLLAVALHGICYDFFFVTGFMYTDQKAPVAIRGQAQGLLVFLTQGVGMFFGYRIMAGGSLFGFIPLDLTFGSYGEQVKSTAYTEALGQARGESETVSFLESFTKMFSRSLPEGLDAGLLADAMMQWKNFWLSPAIMAAIIFVVFAVTFWDRTEKEPDAAEAAAAEPTPTDPAV; from the coding sequence CGCGTGGGGAGCTTGGTTCGCCAGTCTTTCCGCGGCGATGGACATGAAGCTGCTCGGCGCGTTCATTGGGGGGGCGTACGAGGCGGCTCCCATCGCGGCCATCTTTGCTCCGCTGTTTCTTGGTCTGGTCGCCGATCGTTTGTTCTCGTCGGAACGAGTGATGGGCGTGCTGATGCTGATCGGCGGTTGCATCATGTTGTCGCTGCCAGGCATCGCGGAGGAGGCATCGGTCTTTGCCAACGAGATGGCGGAAAACATGCGTGCCGACGGCGTCTATGACGCGGATGTGTTCGCCGAACGTCAGCAAGCTGAAAACACGTCCGGCAAGACTTTGGTTTGGATGATCCTGGCCTATTTGCTTTGCTACATGCCGACGTTAGGTTTGGGGAACACGATTGCCTTTTCGAACATCCCAAGCCAAAACGATTTCCCGAAGATTCGCGTTTGGGGAACGATCGGTTGGATTGTGGCTGGTCTGACCGTTGGCATTTTTGGTTGGTCTTCGTCGTACAACATTTTTTGGTTGGGGGCGGGAAGCTCGATTGCTCTCGGGGCACTGTGTTTCTTCTTGCCACACACGCCGCCACCGTTGAAGGGCAAACCCATGGACATCCGATCGTTGTTCATGGTCGATGCGTTTGCGTTGCTCAAGGATTTCAACTTCCTGGTCTTTGCCGTTTGTTCGACACTGATCTGCATTCCGCTGGCGTACTACTACGGAATGACCGCGCCGTATCTGAACCAAACAGGGTTCTCGGAGCCCGCCGCGACGATGACGATCGGTCAGATGTCCGAGATCATTTTCATGTTGTTGATCCCGTTCTTCTTCCGCCGCCTCGGCGTGAAGGTGATGATCTTGGTTGGGATGGCGTGTTGGGTTTTGCGGTACGCGTTGTTCGCTTACGGGGCACCGGATCAAGTCACTTGGATGCTGCTGTTGGCGGTTGCACTGCACGGTATTTGCTATGACTTTTTCTTTGTCACCGGGTTCATGTACACCGATCAGAAGGCTCCCGTCGCGATTCGGGGGCAAGCACAAGGTTTGTTGGTGTTTTTGACCCAGGGCGTCGGGATGTTCTTCGGCTACCGGATCATGGCGGGCGGCAGTCTGTTCGGCTTCATCCCGTTGGATTTGACGTTTGGGTCGTACGGTGAGCAGGTCAAGTCAACCGCGTACACCGAGGCCTTGGGCCAGGCTCGAGGCGAAAGCGAAACGGTGTCATTCCTGGAATCATTCACCAAAATGTTCTCTCGGTCCTTGCCGGAAGGTTTGGATGCGGGGCTGTTGGCTGACGCGATGATGCAGTGGAAGAACTTTTGGCTCTCGCCCGCGATCATGGCAGCGATCATTTTCGTAGTCTTTGCCGTGACGTTTTGGGATCGCACGGAAAAGGAACCGGATGCGGCCGAGGCTGCTGCGGCGGAACCAACACCGACCGATCCAGCGGTTTGA
- a CDS encoding VWA domain-containing protein — protein sequence MSLPFRLGFESPSYLWLLLALPLLWALGWSSLRVLGAWRRVIALAVRTVVWTAVVAALAGVQLVWTSDRVTVMYVLDQSESIPSAKRTAMLDYVIESVRRHRNATRGDRAGIIVFGRDAMIEIPPYDDDVPPIRRLESLLDRTDATNMETALNLAQASMPEDTARRIVIVTDGNENIGEARRIGSRIVDAGIGIDVVPVQKQAGGEVLVEKIDLPSNIRKGQPFEARIVVDRQGATEVASEQPVSGRLRVKQKVAGQESLLLEQTVELQPGKNVFPLQHSIEQPAAYTYEAEFIADDEASDGLTQNNQATGYTYVRGKGRVLLIHGPEDLGDFELLLSTLRNANIEVTPMATTALFGSLAELQPYDAVILAGVARVSGETTQTITSFSDEQIEMLVRNTQQLGAGLLMIGGPEALGAGGWTGTELEKAMPVDFQIKNTKVQGVGALALIMHASEMAQGNYWQKQISIAAIEQLGGADYAGVVHWTMNGDKWLWGGSKGMLEVGPNRRAMLAAVGRMTPGDMPEFDPAMRMAVTGLVRTDASVKHLIIISDGDPGAPTNSVIQAFKDNSITISTVAVESHGLSDSRRLQDIARATGGKYYAVKSGRALPGIFQREARRVTRPLIYEPPGGVIPQITFPHPVVDGIESLPRISGFVMTQVKDSPLVQVVAQSPKPSTPENATVLATWTYGLGRAAVLTTDAGSRWTKAWAGWPGYEKFHSQLVRWLMRPTGDTGQFSLATQVRDDKVDVIVTALAEDDSFLNFLEIGGSVLDPDLQPLLLEMEQTAPGRYEGSFPIDRAGTYFVNVIPGEGKAPLSAGVTVPYSEEFRYRETNGTLIAQLASLRPDGGSEGEVTEPLEAELTDALLARDTFRGGLPPARRIRDAWPWFVLAACVLFFTDVLVRRVAIRFGFLKVWWKRIAGEPQPEPTAITRLDQLKQSKEDATKQRRGNSRFEPESLDMGGSQSADIEGLDRSSDQPGQTGSSSTQLGSSSSSSDGGQSYTERLLEAKRRAKKQ from the coding sequence GTGTCGCTACCTTTTCGCCTTGGTTTTGAATCGCCCAGCTACTTGTGGCTGTTGCTGGCGTTGCCGCTGCTTTGGGCCTTGGGTTGGTCCAGTTTGCGGGTGCTGGGAGCTTGGCGGCGGGTGATCGCGTTGGCGGTGCGGACCGTGGTTTGGACCGCGGTGGTCGCCGCTCTTGCTGGTGTGCAGTTGGTCTGGACCAGCGATCGTGTCACGGTGATGTACGTTCTAGATCAGAGCGAAAGCATTCCATCGGCCAAACGCACGGCGATGCTGGATTACGTCATCGAATCCGTTCGTCGACATCGCAATGCCACGCGAGGCGACCGAGCCGGGATCATCGTCTTCGGCCGCGATGCGATGATCGAGATTCCGCCATACGATGACGATGTGCCGCCAATTCGACGTTTGGAAAGTTTGTTGGATCGCACCGACGCGACCAACATGGAAACGGCGCTGAATTTGGCTCAGGCGTCGATGCCTGAGGACACGGCTCGCCGCATCGTGATCGTCACCGACGGCAATGAGAACATTGGCGAAGCCAGACGGATTGGCAGCCGGATTGTTGATGCCGGCATTGGCATCGATGTGGTTCCGGTTCAGAAGCAAGCGGGCGGCGAGGTGTTGGTCGAGAAGATCGATTTGCCGTCGAATATCCGCAAAGGACAACCGTTCGAGGCTCGGATTGTCGTCGATCGACAAGGTGCCACCGAGGTGGCATCCGAACAGCCTGTTTCGGGACGATTGAGAGTCAAGCAAAAGGTGGCTGGACAAGAATCGTTGTTGCTGGAGCAAACGGTCGAGCTGCAACCGGGCAAGAACGTTTTCCCGCTTCAGCACAGCATCGAGCAACCCGCTGCCTACACCTACGAAGCTGAGTTCATCGCAGATGACGAAGCGTCCGATGGACTGACGCAAAACAACCAAGCCACCGGCTACACCTACGTGCGAGGCAAGGGGCGTGTGTTGCTGATCCACGGACCGGAGGATCTTGGTGACTTTGAGTTGTTGCTGTCCACCTTGCGAAACGCCAACATTGAAGTCACGCCGATGGCAACCACGGCGTTGTTTGGTTCGCTGGCGGAGTTGCAGCCTTACGATGCCGTGATCTTGGCCGGTGTGGCTCGCGTTTCCGGTGAGACGACGCAGACGATCACTTCTTTCAGCGACGAGCAGATCGAGATGCTCGTCCGCAACACGCAGCAACTCGGCGCCGGGTTGTTGATGATTGGCGGACCCGAGGCACTGGGGGCTGGCGGCTGGACGGGGACGGAGCTTGAAAAGGCAATGCCCGTCGACTTTCAGATCAAGAACACCAAGGTGCAGGGCGTCGGTGCGCTGGCTTTGATCATGCACGCCAGTGAGATGGCGCAAGGTAATTATTGGCAGAAGCAAATCTCCATCGCGGCCATCGAACAGCTCGGCGGAGCGGACTACGCCGGCGTCGTCCACTGGACCATGAACGGTGACAAATGGTTGTGGGGCGGGTCCAAAGGCATGCTGGAAGTCGGACCCAATCGACGTGCCATGTTGGCCGCGGTCGGACGCATGACGCCCGGTGACATGCCCGAGTTCGATCCTGCGATGCGAATGGCCGTGACTGGGTTGGTGCGAACGGATGCTTCGGTCAAACACTTGATCATCATCAGTGACGGTGACCCGGGGGCACCGACGAACAGCGTCATTCAAGCCTTCAAAGACAACAGCATCACGATCAGCACGGTGGCGGTGGAATCGCATGGTTTGTCCGACAGCCGTCGTCTGCAGGACATCGCTCGTGCAACCGGTGGCAAGTACTACGCGGTGAAGTCCGGTCGTGCGTTGCCGGGCATTTTCCAGCGAGAAGCACGTCGGGTGACACGCCCGTTGATCTATGAACCGCCGGGGGGCGTCATTCCACAGATCACCTTCCCTCACCCTGTGGTGGATGGCATCGAATCGCTGCCGCGGATTTCTGGGTTCGTGATGACTCAGGTGAAAGACAGTCCGCTGGTGCAGGTCGTCGCACAATCGCCAAAGCCCAGCACTCCGGAAAACGCGACGGTCTTGGCGACGTGGACGTACGGTTTGGGGCGTGCCGCGGTGTTGACCACCGACGCGGGTTCGCGCTGGACCAAAGCGTGGGCGGGGTGGCCCGGCTATGAGAAGTTCCATTCTCAGTTGGTGCGTTGGTTGATGCGACCAACCGGCGACACCGGGCAGTTTTCTTTGGCGACTCAGGTCCGCGACGACAAAGTGGACGTGATAGTGACCGCACTGGCGGAAGACGATTCGTTTCTGAACTTCCTGGAGATCGGCGGTTCGGTGTTGGACCCGGATCTGCAACCGCTGTTGCTGGAAATGGAGCAAACCGCACCGGGACGTTACGAAGGTTCGTTCCCCATCGATCGAGCCGGGACCTACTTCGTCAACGTGATTCCAGGCGAGGGAAAAGCACCGTTGTCTGCAGGGGTGACAGTTCCGTACAGCGAAGAATTCCGCTATCGCGAAACCAACGGAACGTTGATTGCGCAGTTGGCGTCGCTGCGTCCCGACGGAGGCTCGGAGGGCGAGGTGACGGAACCGCTCGAAGCCGAGTTGACAGACGCGTTGTTGGCTCGCGATACCTTTCGTGGCGGTCTTCCGCCGGCGCGACGGATCCGTGACGCTTGGCCGTGGTTCGTGTTAGCCGCGTGCGTGTTGTTCTTCACGGATGTGTTGGTGCGCCGGGTGGCAATCCGATTCGGATTTTTGAAGGTCTGGTGGAAACGCATCGCTGGCGAGCCTCAGCCTGAACCGACCGCGATCACGCGATTGGATCAATTGAAGCAATCCAAGGAAGACGCCACCAAACAACGTCGAGGCAATTCGCGATTCGAACCGGAGTCGCTGGACATGGGTGGTTCTCAATCGGCGGACATCGAAGGGTTGGATCGGTCGTCGGACCAACCGGGCCAGACCGGTTCGTCTTCAACCCAACTCGGTTCATCGTCATCATCGTCGGACGGAGGCCAAAGTTACACCGAGCGTTTGTTGGAAGCCAAGCGACGAGCCAAGAAGCAATGA
- a CDS encoding VanZ family protein produces the protein MQPVTKLRLLGIRLGVLCLASYWIAIFVGTHLPKLPSAMPKLNDKVMHFTAFFGLAMLLCYCTNSPRVWRRFPLIVAMCLVYACVDELTQSFVRGRHSDPMDFLADMAGTVTAVVLYATVRWFWLGQRDADDSVASTSAT, from the coding sequence ATGCAACCGGTCACCAAACTTCGCCTGCTTGGCATCCGCTTGGGAGTGCTCTGTTTGGCGTCGTATTGGATCGCCATTTTTGTCGGCACGCATCTGCCCAAATTGCCGTCGGCGATGCCAAAGTTGAACGACAAAGTGATGCACTTCACGGCCTTCTTCGGTTTGGCGATGCTGCTGTGCTATTGCACCAATTCGCCGCGAGTTTGGCGAAGGTTTCCGCTCATCGTCGCCATGTGCTTGGTCTACGCCTGTGTGGATGAACTGACTCAGTCATTCGTTCGAGGCCGGCACTCGGACCCCATGGATTTCTTGGCTGACATGGCGGGTACCGTGACCGCCGTGGTGCTCTACGCCACCGTCCGGTGGTTTTGGCTTGGACAACGCGACGCAGATGATTCCGTGGCATCCACCTCCGCGACCTGA
- a CDS encoding DUF1080 domain-containing protein, producing MLPQLTPSINPASFSAMRAFLVMLVLALAPSSAFSQAGKDSTSAETEKTTGEKSEKGEQDWRPMAEKWEPARFGGDGEIAEEDPKKNSSDPKKTMENSKLFRLGMGDPLTGIRWTGDFPKENYEMKFQARRTDGFDFFAAVTFPVGDEHCSFVLGGWGGGVVGISSIDGNDASSNETTSYKDFKNDQWYTVKVRVDEKQVLTWIDGAEWANVNRDEHTFDIRIEMDPCLPVGIANFQCESEIRGLQIRTLKNGAATEANATESAGTR from the coding sequence GTGCTTCCGCAACTGACTCCTTCGATCAATCCGGCTTCGTTTTCCGCGATGCGAGCTTTCCTGGTGATGCTCGTGCTTGCACTTGCCCCATCTTCCGCATTTTCTCAGGCCGGGAAAGACTCAACCTCGGCCGAAACTGAAAAAACGACCGGCGAAAAATCGGAGAAAGGAGAGCAGGATTGGCGCCCGATGGCGGAAAAATGGGAGCCTGCACGCTTTGGCGGTGATGGCGAAATCGCAGAAGAAGATCCGAAGAAGAATTCTTCTGATCCCAAGAAAACGATGGAGAACTCGAAGTTGTTCCGACTCGGGATGGGGGATCCTCTGACCGGCATCCGCTGGACGGGCGACTTTCCGAAAGAGAACTACGAAATGAAATTTCAGGCTCGACGCACCGACGGTTTTGACTTCTTCGCTGCGGTGACCTTTCCCGTCGGCGATGAGCACTGCAGCTTTGTCCTCGGTGGATGGGGCGGTGGCGTGGTGGGAATCAGCAGCATTGATGGCAACGACGCGTCCAGCAACGAAACCACCAGCTACAAAGATTTCAAAAACGACCAGTGGTACACCGTGAAGGTGCGAGTCGACGAGAAACAGGTCCTGACCTGGATCGACGGAGCCGAGTGGGCCAACGTCAATCGCGACGAGCACACGTTCGACATTCGAATTGAGATGGATCCCTGCTTGCCAGTTGGCATCGCGAATTTTCAGTGCGAAAGCGAAATTCGCGGGCTCCAGATTCGAACGTTGAAGAACGGAGCGGCAACAGAGGCTAACGCCACCGAATCGGCGGGCACTCGATGA
- the tadA gene encoding tRNA adenosine(34) deaminase TadA has translation MSLDPLDIDRHWMQRAIEMAQSAALEDEVPVGAIIVRNGSAIAAAANQREALHDPTAHAEMIAITQAAASIENWRLENTTLYVTLEPCLMCAGAILQARVPRVVFGASDPKAGAVVSLFEVLTDRRLNHRCEISHGIMAEQCGHLLTEFFAGKRALGKK, from the coding sequence ATGAGTTTGGATCCGTTGGACATCGACCGGCATTGGATGCAGCGCGCCATTGAGATGGCTCAGTCGGCGGCGCTCGAAGACGAAGTTCCGGTCGGTGCAATCATCGTCCGGAATGGTTCGGCAATTGCCGCCGCCGCGAATCAGCGGGAAGCATTGCACGACCCCACCGCCCACGCTGAGATGATCGCCATCACCCAGGCGGCGGCCTCCATCGAAAACTGGCGACTGGAAAACACCACGCTTTATGTGACGTTGGAGCCTTGTTTGATGTGTGCGGGAGCAATCTTGCAAGCCCGCGTTCCGCGAGTGGTGTTTGGTGCCAGCGACCCGAAGGCCGGTGCGGTGGTCAGTCTGTTCGAGGTCCTCACCGACCGGCGTTTGAATCACCGCTGCGAAATCTCGCACGGGATCATGGCTGAACAGTGCGGGCATTTATTAACAGAGTTCTTCGCCGGCAAGCGAGCGCTCGGGAAAAAGTAG
- a CDS encoding leucine-rich repeat domain-containing protein, with protein sequence MKPRPTFSIALLLACSMLVGCSRSNNQADKPDAENPEVQETVVQVAPKATPDNPEDVAALEEAGFILTKNDAGNVVEFSIANQKGGIAEALPHLKGVPNTTKATFNGPGIDDAGMENLTSLEKIRYLYLTDTAITNKTLETVGELSSLEALFLRRTGVTDEGLELLTGLTKLRAMDLRNSNIGDAGMDSLAKIQTLADVQLEKSKVTDEGLVKLAPLPLKSINFNYCTTINGPTMKMLGQTPTLQQLQGDYSKINDASMAELKGLKNLTRLRIRGCDVTGEGIQHIANNLSLNRFELRDSSVDDKGLEVISNLPKVTYVDISECRLASPEGIAQLGKLTGLETLGLWETKTNDESVAAFGDLVNLKDLNLKSTSITDESLPTLMKMTKLTTLNVAGTQLGDSSFLELAKLPNLKSMNVANTSIGFDVIDELAENYPNLQVIEFEN encoded by the coding sequence ATGAAACCACGACCCACCTTTTCAATCGCGTTGCTTCTTGCCTGCTCAATGCTGGTCGGATGTTCCCGGTCCAACAACCAAGCTGACAAACCGGATGCGGAAAATCCCGAGGTTCAAGAAACAGTCGTTCAGGTCGCTCCCAAAGCGACGCCTGATAACCCGGAAGACGTGGCTGCGTTGGAAGAAGCCGGTTTCATTCTGACCAAAAATGACGCTGGGAATGTCGTGGAGTTCTCGATTGCCAATCAAAAGGGCGGGATCGCCGAGGCATTGCCGCACCTGAAGGGTGTGCCCAATACGACCAAGGCAACATTCAACGGCCCCGGCATCGATGATGCTGGGATGGAAAACCTGACATCTCTGGAAAAGATTCGGTACCTCTATCTGACCGACACGGCGATCACCAACAAAACCCTCGAAACGGTTGGCGAACTGAGCTCACTCGAAGCCCTGTTCTTGCGGCGCACGGGTGTGACCGACGAAGGTTTGGAATTGTTGACTGGGCTGACGAAGCTGCGTGCAATGGATTTGCGCAACAGCAACATTGGTGACGCGGGGATGGACTCCCTCGCGAAGATTCAAACGCTCGCCGATGTGCAATTGGAAAAGTCCAAGGTGACCGACGAAGGATTGGTCAAGCTCGCACCACTGCCACTGAAGTCGATCAACTTCAACTACTGCACCACCATCAATGGTCCCACCATGAAGATGCTGGGGCAGACGCCCACACTGCAGCAATTGCAGGGCGACTACTCCAAAATCAACGATGCCTCGATGGCGGAACTGAAAGGTTTGAAGAATCTCACGCGTCTTCGAATTCGCGGTTGCGATGTGACCGGAGAAGGCATCCAGCACATCGCGAACAATCTGTCGCTGAATCGATTCGAGTTGCGAGATTCCTCGGTGGACGACAAAGGTTTGGAAGTGATTTCCAACCTGCCCAAGGTGACCTACGTGGATATCTCGGAGTGCCGCTTGGCCTCGCCCGAAGGTATCGCTCAGCTTGGTAAGTTGACCGGTCTGGAAACACTAGGATTGTGGGAAACGAAGACCAATGACGAATCGGTCGCAGCTTTTGGTGATTTGGTCAATCTGAAAGACTTGAATTTGAAGTCGACTTCCATCACGGACGAATCGTTGCCCACGCTGATGAAAATGACCAAGCTGACCACGCTCAACGTGGCGGGGACTCAACTCGGCGATTCGAGCTTCTTGGAACTGGCAAAGCTTCCCAACCTGAAGAGCATGAACGTTGCGAACACCAGCATTGGTTTCGATGTGATCGATGAATTGGCTGAGAACTATCCCAACCTTCAAGTGATTGAGTTCGAAAACTGA
- a CDS encoding DinB family protein, which produces MPSSLASNRSRSRRPSETDLSLEYHRDLAGRLSGDCVFQVMEDQLHWMCELASSLSVDQTDKVHPPYGWTIRQVIGHCADAERIWGDRMLRLAAGDPNDQLAWDENAYADARFGLGNMRDLISELGYCRQANITLLRRINPTAWNNVGSVDGNRISVRGIAWVAAGHLQHHFEIIEKRCDIQVSRKPAMT; this is translated from the coding sequence ATGCCATCCAGTCTTGCATCCAATCGTTCACGCAGTCGTCGTCCCAGCGAGACGGATTTATCGTTGGAATACCATCGTGATTTGGCTGGTCGCCTTTCCGGTGATTGTGTTTTCCAAGTGATGGAAGACCAGTTGCACTGGATGTGTGAACTGGCCAGCAGTCTATCGGTGGATCAAACGGACAAGGTGCATCCGCCGTACGGATGGACCATCCGTCAAGTGATCGGTCACTGTGCCGACGCCGAGCGAATTTGGGGCGATCGCATGCTGCGTTTGGCGGCGGGCGATCCGAATGACCAATTGGCGTGGGATGAAAACGCCTACGCCGACGCGAGGTTTGGGCTGGGGAACATGCGAGACTTGATCTCCGAGCTGGGTTATTGTCGACAAGCCAACATCACGCTCCTTCGCCGCATCAATCCCACCGCGTGGAACAATGTCGGAAGCGTCGATGGGAATCGAATTTCGGTGCGAGGAATCGCCTGGGTCGCTGCGGGGCACTTGCAGCATCACTTCGAAATCATCGAAAAGCGATGTGACATTCAGGTGTCTCGAAAGCCTGCGATGACATGA
- a CDS encoding ion transporter, with product MSSAAEKVLRRRLIQRPADPGFRQTLYDVIFEADTPLGRGFDIGLLVAIITSIVLVALETVPEYELQLDNESGQPASSLAKAFWVAEWALTILFTIEYGLRLYCVRHPLKYAFSFWGVVDLLSILPGYLTLYVEYSAKSFVILRSIRLLRVFRVLKLWRMMSQADELADAVWKSREKIIVFLAVVLVAVTISGTLMYQIETVLMGKYHESDFTSIPQAMYWAIVTMTTVGYGDVVPHTTIGKIISAVLILLGYSLIIVPTGFVSAELSGRGQTATEHHRCAQCGLMRHRETADYCDRCGHRLDEALPTQDNAELLQ from the coding sequence ATGAGTTCGGCGGCCGAGAAAGTGTTACGGCGTCGATTGATTCAACGTCCCGCGGATCCTGGTTTTCGCCAGACGCTGTACGACGTGATCTTCGAAGCGGACACTCCACTCGGTCGTGGATTCGATATCGGATTGCTGGTCGCGATCATCACTAGCATTGTCTTGGTGGCACTGGAAACGGTGCCCGAATACGAATTGCAACTGGACAACGAGTCGGGCCAGCCCGCCAGTTCTTTGGCCAAAGCGTTCTGGGTGGCCGAATGGGCGCTGACCATTCTTTTCACCATTGAGTATGGGCTTCGGCTCTACTGCGTCCGCCATCCGCTGAAGTACGCGTTCAGTTTTTGGGGAGTGGTCGATTTGCTCAGTATCTTGCCGGGATACCTGACTCTGTACGTGGAGTATTCGGCGAAGTCATTCGTGATTCTGCGAAGCATTCGTCTGCTGCGAGTCTTTCGCGTGCTGAAGCTGTGGCGAATGATGAGCCAAGCCGACGAGCTGGCGGATGCCGTTTGGAAGTCTCGCGAAAAGATCATTGTCTTTTTGGCGGTGGTGCTGGTCGCGGTGACCATCAGTGGCACGCTGATGTACCAAATTGAAACGGTGTTGATGGGGAAGTATCACGAAAGTGACTTCACCTCGATTCCGCAAGCGATGTACTGGGCCATCGTGACCATGACCACGGTCGGTTATGGCGATGTGGTACCGCACACGACGATCGGAAAGATCATTTCGGCGGTGCTGATCTTGCTGGGTTACTCGTTGATCATTGTCCCAACCGGCTTTGTCAGTGCGGAGCTGTCCGGCAGGGGGCAAACGGCGACCGAGCATCACCGTTGTGCTCAATGCGGGCTCATGCGTCATCGTGAAACGGCCGACTATTGCGATCGTTGCGGCCATCGTTTGGATGAAGCCTTGCCCACGCAAGACAACGCCGAACTCTTGCAATGA
- a CDS encoding type II secretion system protein, protein MRRFRRRGGFTLVELLVVIAIIGVLMGLLLPAVQAA, encoded by the coding sequence ATGCGTCGTTTCAGACGAAGAGGTGGTTTTACTTTGGTAGAACTTTTGGTCGTGATCGCCATCATCGGTGTCTTGATGGGATTGTTGCTACCTGCTGTGCAAGCAGCCTGA
- a CDS encoding tetratricopeptide repeat protein — MITTKVSPTTWASMSRHQLPAPFVFAGAFLILSTSNTPWAWAQNSDDGHAQRHRRAIEIAQINLRPTEPGLANRSVALADALLRAGRAKDSVKHYEQAIQERPSVRPYLWQYGIALFFVERFEDGRELFEAHRKVNPNDVENAAWHFLCEAKANGIDSARKLLLPAPGDRRIPMSEILARLPGGDDSGIEEAVKALPPGASQQSARFYADLYLGLIADAEGDQPKAERHMQLAAQAPLNHYMADIARVYATHLNNDRNRKATPQ; from the coding sequence ATGATCACTACCAAAGTTTCTCCCACGACTTGGGCCAGCATGTCTCGACACCAACTGCCCGCTCCGTTCGTCTTTGCCGGGGCATTCCTCATCCTTTCAACGAGCAACACGCCGTGGGCGTGGGCACAGAACTCGGATGACGGACATGCGCAGCGACATCGACGTGCCATCGAGATCGCTCAGATCAATCTGCGTCCGACCGAGCCTGGTTTGGCCAATCGATCCGTCGCGTTGGCCGATGCCTTGCTTCGTGCAGGCCGTGCCAAAGACTCCGTCAAACACTACGAACAAGCCATCCAAGAGCGACCATCCGTCCGGCCATACCTATGGCAATACGGCATCGCGTTGTTCTTTGTCGAACGCTTTGAAGATGGCCGCGAATTGTTCGAGGCACATCGCAAAGTGAATCCGAACGATGTCGAGAACGCGGCTTGGCATTTTCTTTGTGAAGCCAAAGCCAACGGGATCGATTCCGCGAGAAAGTTACTATTGCCCGCCCCCGGGGACCGTCGCATTCCCATGTCGGAGATTCTGGCTCGTCTGCCTGGCGGCGATGACTCGGGAATCGAAGAGGCCGTGAAAGCATTGCCCCCTGGCGCCAGCCAGCAATCGGCTCGCTTTTACGCTGATTTGTATCTCGGCTTGATTGCGGATGCAGAAGGCGATCAACCCAAAGCCGAACGCCACATGCAACTCGCTGCCCAGGCACCGCTGAACCACTACATGGCCGACATCGCACGCGTCTACGCGACGCATTTGAACAACGATCGAAACCGAAAAGCGACACCCCAATAA